Proteins encoded in a region of the Nostoc sp. UHCC 0926 genome:
- a CDS encoding plasmid replication protein, CyRepA1 family, whose translation MTQYDLVIASPSLETGVSIGIRGHFDGVWGIFQGVQPVNSVRQMLARLRETVDRHIWVREWGMSVVGNGSTSIGGLLRSQHVATLANIALLSAADNDDYSFVDQNFQPKSLQTWGKRGSVINVEMRRYRESVLAGLVEDGYTIIDADDASDDESGAVIESVIAASEELYAAECKAIADSNELSLTELKKLQDKRAKTKVERHQQRKAELSRRYEIDVTPDLVEKDDNGWYPQLRMHYYLTLGRDFLTTRDAKRAKAQLETGENSVWKPDFNKGQLLPVVLLLENLNLLQFLTPDVQLRGSDEKMVEFKALAVVHRHVIKNYLHVSISEKLTPVAIAQKLLAKIDLKLDYVGRLGKRENRECVYQFVAPDDERDSIFRQWLNRDELFLSESVSVSNNISTTTPVIDTTPQYIPQTLTPVESLTVQGWKGLKLKMRLGLDCVGQFYQCRLKK comes from the coding sequence TTGACCCAGTATGATTTGGTTATCGCTTCTCCAAGTCTTGAAACTGGGGTATCTATTGGCATTCGAGGACATTTTGATGGTGTTTGGGGGATTTTTCAGGGAGTGCAACCGGTTAACTCCGTGCGTCAGATGTTGGCACGCCTCCGGGAAACTGTTGACCGTCATATTTGGGTGAGAGAATGGGGGATGTCGGTTGTGGGCAATGGCTCTACATCCATAGGGGGATTACTCAGAAGTCAACACGTTGCTACACTTGCTAACATTGCGCTGTTGTCGGCGGCAGACAATGACGATTACAGCTTTGTTGACCAGAATTTTCAGCCCAAATCTTTGCAGACTTGGGGCAAACGTGGTTCTGTTATAAACGTAGAGATGCGGCGCTATCGAGAGTCTGTTCTTGCGGGTTTGGTCGAAGATGGGTACACCATTATTGATGCCGACGATGCATCGGATGATGAGAGTGGGGCTGTAATCGAGTCGGTTATTGCGGCAAGTGAGGAATTGTATGCTGCGGAGTGTAAAGCGATCGCGGATTCTAATGAACTCTCCCTAACTGAATTGAAGAAGCTGCAAGACAAAAGGGCGAAAACGAAAGTTGAGCGACACCAACAGCGTAAAGCGGAATTATCCCGTCGCTACGAAATTGACGTAACCCCTGATTTGGTCGAGAAAGATGATAATGGGTGGTATCCTCAACTGCGGATGCACTACTATTTGACACTGGGGCGAGACTTTTTGACAACTCGTGATGCCAAAAGAGCAAAAGCGCAATTAGAAACAGGGGAGAATTCGGTTTGGAAACCAGATTTTAACAAGGGGCAGTTATTGCCTGTTGTACTGTTACTCGAAAATCTGAATCTGTTGCAGTTTCTCACACCAGACGTTCAGTTGCGGGGAAGTGACGAGAAGATGGTGGAGTTTAAAGCGCTGGCTGTTGTGCATCGGCACGTTATCAAAAATTACCTTCATGTCAGTATCTCGGAAAAACTTACTCCTGTGGCGATCGCACAGAAACTACTTGCCAAAATTGATTTGAAGTTGGACTATGTGGGTCGGTTGGGTAAGCGTGAAAATCGGGAGTGCGTTTATCAATTCGTTGCCCCTGATGATGAGCGTGATTCAATTTTTAGGCAGTGGTTAAATCGAGATGAACTGTTTCTTAGTGAGTCGGTGTCAGTCAGCAATAATATAAGTACAACTACACCAGTCATTGACACCACCCCCCAGTATATTCCTCAAACACTCACGCCAGTGGAAAGTCTGACTGTCCAAGGATGGAAGGGGCTGAAGCTGAAAATGCGCCTTGGACTCGACTGTGTTGGACAGTTCTACCAATGCCGATTGAAGAAATAG
- a CDS encoding DUF3854 domain-containing protein: MQHPGGFWHWVWRHNVPVTIVEGVKKAGALLTAGYAAIAIPGVNAGYRTPTDEYGTANGKPYLIPDLKHFATQGRLVNICFDQDNKPETVQRVRTAKSRMGRLLVNEGCSLRVIDLPLGASKGVDDFIVAKGREAFDALYNTAVVLELWEIKLFTLLTYPPSIALNQRFLGQLLVPEGEKLIILKAPKGTGVWVYCSPQ, from the coding sequence TTGCAGCACCCTGGCGGTTTCTGGCACTGGGTTTGGCGGCACAACGTACCAGTGACAATCGTGGAAGGTGTCAAGAAAGCGGGGGCATTATTGACTGCTGGTTATGCAGCGATCGCAATTCCGGGAGTAAACGCTGGCTATCGCACACCTACTGATGAATATGGTACAGCGAATGGTAAACCATACCTCATCCCAGACCTCAAACACTTTGCTACACAGGGGAGACTTGTCAACATCTGCTTTGACCAGGACAATAAACCTGAGACAGTCCAACGGGTGAGAACCGCCAAGAGTCGCATGGGTCGGCTGCTTGTGAATGAGGGCTGTTCGCTGCGGGTGATTGATTTACCGTTAGGGGCTTCTAAAGGTGTTGATGATTTTATCGTTGCCAAAGGACGGGAAGCTTTTGATGCGCTCTACAACACTGCCGTTGTACTAGAGTTGTGGGAAATCAAGCTGTTCACTCTGCTGACTTACCCGCCGTCAATTGCACTCAACCAAAGATTCCTCGGACAGCTTCTCGTCCCCGAAGGTGAAAAGCTGATTATCCTCAAAGCCCCCAAAGGCACTGGCGTTTGGGTGTATTGCTCACCTCAATGA
- a CDS encoding alpha/beta fold hydrolase, producing the protein MIFMPHNFLLIWLVQLLSIGIIGGGSYILYEWYEGELVGTFYLVAGLIMVLWTFGGRFISLPLLRRPGADEPKFMRSKNVQRLPRPDGSVLQVEFFGPEDGQPIILSHGWGPNSTVWYYAKRQLSDRFRVIVWDLPGLGKSSKPKNNDHSIEKYARDLEAVVALVTASAKGSIAGDKPVILVGHSMGGMINLTFCRLFPEQLGSRVAGLILVDTTYTNPVKTCIFSNLVRKLQKPLLEPVLYLTIVLWPIFWLMTWLSYFNGSLYITVELSGFTGTETRGQLSFAGLLSALGSPGVLARGTLAMFNFDETDTLATINVPVLVVCGDSDIATKPVASDRMKAELPYSQRVTLKPGGHMALMEQNQQFAEAISTFCAGCSNSSVSL; encoded by the coding sequence ATGATATTCATGCCTCATAATTTTCTGCTTATATGGCTGGTTCAACTGCTGTCGATTGGGATAATTGGAGGGGGGAGCTACATTCTCTATGAGTGGTACGAAGGAGAACTTGTAGGAACATTTTACTTAGTGGCTGGGCTAATAATGGTTCTGTGGACTTTTGGCGGTCGTTTTATCAGTTTGCCACTGCTGCGCCGTCCTGGAGCCGATGAACCTAAGTTTATGCGTAGCAAAAATGTGCAGCGCTTGCCACGTCCAGATGGAAGCGTGTTGCAAGTAGAGTTTTTTGGGCCAGAGGATGGTCAACCAATTATCTTGTCACACGGTTGGGGGCCAAACAGTACTGTATGGTATTATGCCAAGCGACAATTGAGCGATCGCTTCCGAGTAATTGTTTGGGATTTACCAGGGTTAGGAAAATCCTCTAAACCGAAAAACAACGATCACTCTATAGAAAAATATGCCCGTGACTTGGAAGCTGTGGTTGCGTTGGTGACAGCCTCAGCCAAAGGGAGTATCGCCGGGGATAAACCTGTTATCCTAGTAGGCCATAGCATGGGTGGAATGATTAATTTAACATTCTGTCGCCTGTTTCCAGAGCAATTAGGGAGTCGGGTGGCTGGCTTAATTCTTGTAGATACTACTTACACCAATCCGGTTAAAACTTGTATCTTTAGCAATTTGGTACGCAAATTGCAGAAACCGTTACTCGAACCTGTGTTGTACCTGACTATCGTGTTGTGGCCAATTTTTTGGTTGATGACTTGGCTCTCGTATTTCAATGGTTCGCTGTACATCACCGTCGAACTGTCTGGATTTACGGGTACTGAAACACGGGGTCAACTAAGTTTTGCAGGTTTATTATCAGCATTGGGTTCGCCTGGGGTTCTGGCTCGTGGCACACTGGCAATGTTCAACTTTGATGAAACAGACACACTTGCGACTATTAACGTACCTGTGTTGGTTGTTTGCGGTGATTCAGATATAGCAACTAAACCTGTGGCGAGCGATCGCATGAAAGCAGAATTGCCTTACTCTCAAAGAGTTACCCTAAAACCAGGTGGACACATGGCATTGATGGAACAAAATCAACAGTTTGCCGAAGCAATCAGCACATTTTGCGCTGGCTGCTCAAACTCAAGTGTTTCTCTTTAA
- a CDS encoding non-ribosomal peptide synthetase, whose translation MSQYIYSSLTDDEELNFSEEAEVFVFPTSFAQQRLWFLDQLAPGNPFYNVSTALHLTGSLNFTALKQTFNEIVRRHETLRTRFVMVEQQPVQAIAPSLTIPLPLIDLRNFDSPERGTRMQQIVTQEAQHPFNLTTGPLLRVKLLQLDEAEYLLLLNIHHIVADGWSIGVLIKELGVLYKALAGDKRCLTTSYSVSTLLPELPIQYADFAQWQREWLQGVTANGTSPLQSQLVYWQKQLNGISVLNLPTDRLRPAVPTYKGAKQFLELPHSLTQALEALSYQEGVTLFMTMLAAFQTLLYRYTQQEDIVVGSPIANRNRSELEGLIGFFVNSLVLRTDFSAKATFRELLNRVREITLEAYSHQDLPFEKLVEELHPERDLSYHPFFQVVFSLQNTPIETLELSGLTLSLFEFDSKTAKLDLEFHLWQDLESLKGQMVYSTDLFDDKTITRMLGHFQTLLESIVANPEQLISDLSLLTGQERQELLIDWNDTERDYPENKCFHQLFEAQVQKTPDAIALIFDDEQLSYKELNIRSNQLAHYLKKLGVVPDVLVGICLEPTLEMIVTLLGILKAGGAYLPLDPSLPQERLDFMLEDAQVSVLLTQEKLILHFEDFSNPIICIDKDWAIITQHSKENPTSCVTFDNLAYVIYTSGSTGKPKGVLLQHRGLSNLAASQIEVFNIQPSNHILQFASLSFDASIFEIVMALQTGATLYLANKGSLLPGQPLLNLLREKAITHVTLPPAVLAVLPTESLPALQTIICAGESCTDDILKRWWNSQRRFFNAYGPTEATVWSTVAEISTMSEKLPIGRPIANTQIYILDKHLQPLPIGISGELYIAGEGLAQGYLNRPELTIEKFIPNPFSYKKGARLYKTGDLARYRTDSNIEFLGRIDNQVKIRGFRIELSEIEIVLSQHQSVQKAVVIVKENVSGDKYLVAYIVPNIEMQNFSSLLRKFLKEKLPEYTIPKAFVMLDSLPLTVNGKVDRLALTALNTPTSHSIDKAFIAPRTPTESTLAKIWAEVLNIECVGIYDNFFDLGGDSLLTVRLMKQIHKYFERELPLSSLFLNPTIESLATALSSKADSLPWSPLVPIQPAGSSPPFFCIHPIFGVVFPYYELAQNLGKNQPFYGLQPIGLDGKSSPLTNIEDMAAHYIEALRSVQPKGPYFLGGWSFGGWVAFEMAQQLQKSGEEVALLAVLDTLAPIPGNIPSLGNGFKFMLTTVARYIWPFFLDYFYLIIAIAKNRINSVTSGLTNFNKIVQNPVWESVTRTLQTNLFSHFIRKEDATVNIIPEESKLRLLSELAIRPMLRVFYANSQAVLNYVPKAYPKRINLFRTKVQLSIAKEDPSLGWDQLTIGGTEIHHIPGNHLTMLRKPHIQILAAQLKACIEKAQNLK comes from the coding sequence ATGAGCCAGTATATTTACAGTAGTCTCACAGATGATGAAGAACTTAATTTTTCTGAGGAAGCAGAGGTTTTCGTTTTTCCCACTTCTTTCGCCCAGCAGCGATTGTGGTTTCTCGACCAGTTAGCACCGGGGAATCCATTTTACAACGTGTCAACAGCACTTCATCTGACAGGTTCCCTCAACTTCACCGCCTTAAAGCAGACGTTCAACGAAATTGTACGTCGTCACGAAACGTTACGTACTAGGTTTGTTATGGTAGAGCAGCAACCAGTACAGGCGATTGCACCTAGCTTAACCATACCTCTTCCCTTAATAGACCTACGCAATTTCGACAGCCCAGAACGCGGCACACGAATGCAGCAAATCGTAACCCAAGAGGCTCAACATCCTTTCAATCTCACCACTGGGCCATTACTGCGAGTAAAGCTGCTGCAACTGGATGAAGCAGAATATCTGCTGCTGCTAAATATACATCACATAGTTGCCGATGGCTGGTCAATTGGAGTGCTAATTAAAGAATTGGGGGTATTATACAAAGCCTTGGCAGGGGATAAGCGATGTCTGACGACTAGCTACTCCGTATCTACGCTCCTACCAGAACTACCCATTCAATATGCAGATTTCGCTCAATGGCAACGGGAGTGGCTACAAGGAGTGACAGCAAACGGCACCTCGCCCCTACAAAGCCAGTTAGTTTATTGGCAAAAGCAATTAAACGGGATTTCGGTATTGAATCTCCCCACCGACCGACTAAGACCAGCAGTTCCTACCTACAAAGGTGCAAAACAATTTTTAGAGCTACCACACTCTTTAACTCAAGCGCTAGAGGCACTAAGCTACCAAGAAGGCGTTACCTTGTTCATGACAATGCTGGCAGCGTTTCAGACTTTGCTCTATCGCTACACGCAGCAAGAGGATATTGTAGTTGGTTCACCTATTGCTAATCGCAATCGTAGCGAACTAGAAGGATTAATTGGTTTTTTTGTCAATAGCTTGGTGTTACGTACAGATTTTTCAGCCAAGGCGACGTTTCGAGAATTGTTGAATCGAGTGCGAGAGATAACTTTAGAAGCATACAGTCATCAGGACTTGCCTTTTGAAAAGTTGGTGGAGGAACTTCACCCAGAGCGAGATTTGAGCTATCATCCTTTTTTTCAGGTTGTATTTAGCCTACAAAACACTCCTATCGAAACTTTAGAGTTATCTGGGTTAACGCTTTCGCTATTTGAGTTCGATAGCAAAACTGCAAAACTTGATTTAGAATTCCATTTGTGGCAAGACTTGGAAAGTTTGAAAGGACAAATGGTTTATAGCACCGATTTATTTGATGACAAAACCATTACGCGAATGCTGGGACATTTCCAAACGCTGCTAGAAAGCATTGTTGCCAATCCAGAACAGCTGATTTCAGATTTGTCTTTGCTTACTGGGCAAGAACGACAAGAGTTATTAATTGATTGGAATGACACTGAACGAGACTATCCAGAGAACAAGTGTTTTCATCAGTTATTTGAAGCACAGGTGCAGAAAACTCCCGATGCGATCGCGTTAATCTTTGACGATGAACAACTCAGCTACAAAGAGTTAAATATACGCAGCAACCAACTTGCACATTATCTGAAAAAATTGGGGGTAGTCCCTGACGTTTTAGTAGGTATTTGCCTAGAGCCAACGCTAGAGATGATCGTCACATTATTAGGCATCCTCAAAGCTGGAGGAGCATACCTTCCTTTAGATCCGAGCCTACCTCAAGAGCGTCTTGACTTCATGCTAGAAGATGCACAAGTTTCAGTATTGCTGACACAAGAAAAGTTGATATTGCATTTTGAAGACTTCTCAAATCCAATTATTTGCATAGATAAAGATTGGGCAATTATTACACAACACAGCAAAGAAAACCCAACCAGTTGTGTAACATTTGACAACCTAGCTTATGTTATCTACACCTCTGGCTCAACAGGAAAGCCTAAAGGTGTTTTGCTTCAGCATCGAGGATTATCCAACTTAGCGGCATCTCAGATTGAGGTTTTCAACATACAACCGAGTAACCACATTCTGCAATTCGCATCATTAAGTTTCGATGCCTCAATTTTTGAGATTGTCATGGCACTGCAAACAGGAGCAACTCTTTATTTAGCAAACAAAGGATCCCTTCTACCCGGACAACCTTTGCTCAATTTATTGCGCGAAAAAGCTATTACTCACGTCACCCTTCCGCCAGCAGTCTTAGCAGTCCTACCTACAGAATCACTGCCCGCATTGCAAACTATTATCTGTGCAGGCGAATCCTGTACCGATGATATTTTAAAACGTTGGTGGAACTCTCAGCGTCGGTTTTTTAATGCTTACGGCCCTACTGAAGCAACAGTTTGGTCAACCGTTGCAGAGATTAGTACTATGAGTGAAAAGCTGCCCATTGGTCGCCCTATTGCTAATACTCAAATTTATATATTAGATAAACATTTACAACCTTTACCAATTGGAATTAGTGGTGAATTATACATAGCTGGTGAGGGATTGGCACAAGGCTATCTTAATCGCCCTGAATTAACTATTGAAAAGTTTATTCCCAATCCTTTTAGTTATAAAAAGGGAGCGCGACTTTACAAGACAGGTGATTTAGCTCGGTATCGAACGGACAGTAATATTGAATTTTTAGGACGCATCGATAATCAAGTAAAAATTCGTGGATTCCGCATTGAGTTGTCAGAAATTGAAATAGTCCTGAGTCAGCATCAGAGTGTGCAAAAAGCAGTAGTAATTGTTAAAGAAAATGTATCTGGTGATAAGTACTTGGTGGCTTATATTGTTCCCAATATAGAGATGCAAAATTTCTCGTCACTACTACGTAAATTCTTAAAAGAAAAATTACCAGAATACACGATCCCAAAAGCTTTTGTAATGCTGGATTCTTTGCCGCTAACAGTTAATGGTAAAGTGGATCGTTTGGCGCTAACAGCACTCAACACTCCAACTAGCCACTCAATAGATAAAGCATTTATCGCTCCTCGGACTCCAACCGAGTCAACCTTAGCAAAAATTTGGGCTGAAGTGCTTAATATTGAGTGTGTGGGTATTTACGATAACTTCTTCGATTTGGGAGGAGATTCGCTGTTAACTGTACGCCTGATGAAGCAGATACACAAGTACTTTGAGCGCGAATTGCCGCTATCTAGCTTATTTTTAAATCCAACAATTGAAAGTTTAGCAACTGCTTTATCCTCAAAAGCAGATTCTCTTCCCTGGTCGCCCTTAGTTCCAATTCAACCTGCTGGTTCAAGTCCACCTTTTTTCTGCATACATCCGATTTTTGGTGTTGTTTTCCCTTATTACGAATTAGCTCAGAATTTGGGAAAAAATCAACCATTTTATGGGCTACAACCCATTGGACTTGACGGAAAAAGTTCTCCACTAACTAACATTGAGGATATGGCTGCTCACTACATTGAAGCATTGCGCTCAGTGCAGCCTAAAGGCCCTTATTTTTTAGGAGGTTGGTCTTTTGGAGGTTGGGTTGCTTTTGAAATGGCTCAACAACTCCAAAAGTCTGGAGAAGAAGTAGCTTTACTTGCTGTGCTTGACACTTTAGCACCAATTCCAGGCAATATACCTTCTTTGGGGAATGGTTTCAAGTTTATGCTGACGACAGTGGCGCGATATATATGGCCCTTTTTCCTCGATTATTTTTATCTAATCATCGCGATCGCTAAGAATCGAATTAATAGTGTAACTTCTGGGTTGACTAATTTTAATAAAATTGTGCAAAATCCTGTTTGGGAGTCGGTAACGCGAACGCTCCAAACAAATCTGTTCTCTCACTTCATCCGGAAAGAGGATGCCACAGTCAACATTATACCTGAAGAATCCAAGTTAAGACTTTTAAGCGAGTTAGCAATTCGTCCAATGCTTCGTGTTTTTTATGCCAATAGCCAAGCAGTTCTTAACTACGTTCCGAAAGCCTACCCTAAACGAATTAATCTTTTCAGAACAAAGGTTCAATTAAGCATTGCCAAGGAAGATCCGAGTCTGGGTTGGGATCAGCTAACTATAGGAGGAACGGAAATTCATCATATTCCTGGCAATCACCTAACTATGCTGAGAAAACCCCATATCCAAATTCTCGCCGCACAGCTAAAAGCCTGTATTGAGAAAGCACAAAATTTAAAATAA
- a CDS encoding ArsR/SmtB family transcription factor, which yields MVESNVALDKIFAALADVTRRDILKRVSTAEHTIGELAQPYAMSFAAIAKHISVLEKAGLITKRRSGKEKVIQIQPKTLKVAAAYLGEYEKIWSARFDALEKLLEDR from the coding sequence ATGGTTGAATCAAATGTAGCCCTTGATAAAATTTTTGCTGCTCTGGCTGATGTGACGCGGCGAGACATTCTTAAGCGGGTATCAACAGCAGAACATACTATCGGCGAATTAGCACAACCCTATGCGATGTCTTTTGCAGCGATCGCAAAGCACATCAGTGTGTTGGAGAAAGCCGGACTGATTACCAAGCGTCGAAGTGGTAAGGAGAAAGTTATTCAGATTCAGCCGAAAACTCTCAAAGTAGCCGCAGCGTATCTGGGCGAGTATGAAAAAATCTGGAGTGCCCGCTTTGATGCTCTGGAAAAACTACTAGAAGATCGATAA
- a CDS encoding SRPBCC domain-containing protein produces the protein MAHLTVTVPENSQNIFGTVTIKAPLEKVFEAYTKEELFANWWCRGNPMKVYHFDCQDGGSWYIAEQSQDGNEYEFRGCFHEVALDKRIVQTFEFLGMPERGHVMLEKAEFVAIDEHTTEIRTHSTAMNQSDRDGMVASGMESGWRQSVEALGKLLEPND, from the coding sequence ATGGCACATCTTACAGTAACAGTTCCAGAAAATTCACAAAATATCTTCGGTACCGTCACAATCAAGGCTCCGTTAGAAAAGGTATTTGAAGCATATACCAAAGAGGAACTGTTTGCTAATTGGTGGTGTCGCGGTAATCCAATGAAAGTGTATCACTTCGATTGTCAAGACGGCGGCAGTTGGTACATTGCTGAACAATCACAAGATGGTAACGAGTATGAGTTTAGGGGCTGTTTTCATGAAGTCGCTCTAGATAAACGAATCGTGCAGACATTTGAATTCTTGGGAATGCCGGAACGTGGGCATGTCATGCTGGAAAAAGCTGAGTTTGTCGCAATTGACGAACATACAACTGAGATTCGTACCCATAGCACAGCAATGAACCAGTCAGACCGTGACGGCATGGTTGCCAGCGGCATGGAAAGCGGCTGGCGGCAGTCCGTTGAAGCTCTGGGCAAGCTTTTAGAACCAAACGATTAA
- a CDS encoding HNH endonuclease, whose translation MSKTYIPVALRRQVYERAKACCEYCLIPDVATFAPHEIDHIIAEKHSGRTEAENLALSCTLCNKHKGSDLASVDPETGKIVPLYHPRQDLWHEHFRLSGSEFVPLSVTIPKRFQGLEA comes from the coding sequence ATGAGCAAAACCTATATTCCTGTAGCTCTCCGAAGACAGGTTTATGAACGGGCAAAAGCTTGTTGTGAGTATTGTCTGATTCCTGATGTCGCTACCTTTGCGCCTCATGAGATTGACCACATCATTGCTGAAAAACATAGTGGACGGACTGAAGCGGAAAATTTAGCCCTATCCTGTACTCTGTGCAATAAGCACAAAGGAAGTGATCTCGCCTCTGTCGATCCAGAAACCGGAAAAATCGTACCCTTGTATCATCCTCGCCAAGACCTATGGCATGAACATTTTCGCCTGAGTGGGTCTGAATTTGTGCCTTTAAGTGTCACTATACCCAAAAGATTTCAGGGTCTAGAAGCATAA